The Burkholderia mayonis genome window below encodes:
- the ruvC gene encoding crossover junction endodeoxyribonuclease RuvC translates to MRIIGIDPGLRVTGFGVIDVSGHQLAYVASGVIKTPTADLPTRLGTIYDGISTLIREHTPDQAAIEKVFVNVNPQSTLLLGQARGAAICGLVSGGLPVAEYTALQLKQAVVGYGRATKEQMQEMVARLLSLSGRPGTDAADALGMAICHAHGGDTLNTLGGIAPALAKKGLRVRRGRLVG, encoded by the coding sequence ATGCGAATCATCGGCATCGACCCCGGCTTGCGCGTCACGGGCTTCGGCGTGATCGACGTCAGCGGCCATCAGCTCGCGTACGTCGCAAGCGGCGTGATCAAGACCCCCACGGCCGACCTGCCCACGCGGCTCGGCACGATCTACGACGGCATCTCGACGTTGATCCGCGAGCACACCCCCGATCAGGCGGCGATCGAAAAAGTGTTCGTCAACGTCAATCCGCAATCGACGCTGCTTCTCGGCCAGGCGCGCGGCGCGGCGATCTGCGGGCTCGTGTCGGGCGGCCTGCCCGTCGCCGAATACACGGCGCTGCAGCTCAAGCAGGCGGTGGTCGGCTACGGACGCGCGACGAAAGAGCAGATGCAGGAAATGGTCGCACGCCTGCTGAGTCTGTCCGGACGGCCCGGCACCGACGCGGCCGACGCGCTCGGGATGGCGATCTGCCACGCGCACGGCGGCGACACGCTCAACACGCTCGGCGGCATCGCGCCCGCGCTCGCGAAAAAAGGGCTGCGCGTTCGGCGCGGACGGCTCGTCGGGTAA
- the purH gene encoding bifunctional phosphoribosylaminoimidazolecarboxamide formyltransferase/IMP cyclohydrolase has translation MIKQALISVSDKTGIVDFAKALSELGVKLLSTGGTAKLLADAGLPVTEVADYTGFPEMLDGRVKTLHPKVHGGILARRDLPEHMQALEAHGIPTIDLLVVNLYPFVQTIAKDDCTLADAIENIDIGGPTMLRSAAKNHRDVTVVVDPADYAVVLDEMKANDNTVGYKTNFRLATKVFAHTAQYDGAITNYLTSLTEDLQHGSRNPYPATLNLAFDKVQDLRYGENPHQSAAFYRDIATPAGALANYRQLQGKELSYNNIADSDAAWECVKTFDAPACVIIKHANPCGVALGADAAEAYAKAFQTDPTSAFGGIIAFNREVDEAAAQAVAKQFVEVLIAPSFSDAAKQVLAAKQNVRLLEIALGDGHNAFDLKRVGGGLLVQSLDSKNVQPRELRVVTKRHPTPKEMDDLLFAWRVAKYVKSNAIVFCGNGMTLGVGAGQMSRVDSARIASIKAQNADLTLAGSAVASDAFFPFRDGLDVVVTAGATCVIQPGGSVRDDEVIAAADEHNIAMVLTGVRHFRH, from the coding sequence ATGATCAAGCAAGCGCTCATTTCCGTTTCCGACAAGACCGGCATCGTCGACTTCGCAAAAGCGCTGTCCGAACTCGGCGTCAAGCTGCTGTCGACGGGCGGCACCGCGAAACTGCTCGCCGACGCGGGCCTGCCCGTCACCGAAGTGGCCGACTACACCGGCTTCCCGGAAATGCTCGATGGGCGCGTGAAGACGCTGCACCCGAAGGTGCATGGCGGCATCCTCGCTCGCCGCGACCTGCCCGAGCACATGCAGGCGCTCGAAGCGCACGGGATTCCGACGATCGATCTCCTCGTCGTGAACCTGTATCCGTTCGTCCAGACGATTGCGAAGGACGACTGCACGCTCGCCGACGCGATCGAGAACATCGACATCGGCGGCCCGACGATGCTGCGCTCGGCGGCGAAGAACCACCGCGACGTGACGGTCGTCGTCGATCCGGCCGACTACGCGGTCGTGCTCGACGAGATGAAGGCGAACGACAACACGGTCGGCTACAAGACGAACTTCCGCCTCGCGACCAAGGTGTTCGCGCACACCGCGCAGTACGACGGCGCGATCACGAACTATCTGACGAGCCTGACGGAAGACCTGCAGCACGGCTCGCGCAACCCGTACCCGGCGACGCTGAACCTCGCGTTCGACAAGGTGCAGGACCTGCGCTACGGCGAAAACCCGCACCAGAGCGCTGCGTTCTACCGCGACATCGCGACGCCGGCCGGCGCGCTCGCGAACTACCGCCAGTTGCAGGGCAAGGAACTGTCGTACAACAACATCGCCGATTCGGACGCCGCGTGGGAATGCGTGAAGACGTTCGACGCGCCCGCATGCGTGATCATCAAGCACGCGAATCCGTGTGGCGTCGCGCTCGGCGCGGATGCGGCCGAAGCGTACGCGAAGGCGTTCCAGACCGATCCGACGTCGGCGTTCGGTGGCATCATCGCGTTCAACCGCGAAGTCGACGAAGCCGCCGCGCAAGCGGTGGCGAAGCAGTTCGTCGAAGTGCTGATCGCGCCGTCGTTCTCGGATGCGGCGAAGCAGGTGCTCGCGGCGAAGCAGAACGTGCGTCTCCTCGAGATCGCGCTGGGCGACGGCCACAACGCGTTCGACCTGAAGCGCGTCGGCGGCGGCCTGCTCGTGCAGTCGCTCGATTCGAAGAACGTCCAGCCGCGCGAGCTGCGCGTCGTCACGAAGCGCCACCCGACGCCGAAGGAAATGGACGACCTGCTGTTCGCATGGCGCGTCGCGAAGTACGTGAAGTCGAACGCAATCGTGTTCTGCGGCAACGGGATGACGCTCGGCGTTGGCGCGGGCCAGATGAGCCGCGTCGATTCGGCGCGCATCGCTAGCATCAAGGCGCAGAACGCGGACCTCACGCTCGCCGGCTCGGCGGTCGCGTCGGACGCCTTCTTCCCGTTCCGCGACGGCCTCGACGTCGTCGTCACGGCGGGCGCGACCTGCGTGATCCAGCCGGGCGGCTCCGTGCGCGACGACGAAGTGATCGCCGCAGCCGACGAGCACAACATCGCGATGGTGCTGACGGGCGTGCGCCACTTCCGTCACTGA
- a CDS encoding Fis family transcriptional regulator, producing the protein MSKHNIEQCVRDSLGGYFRDLDGSNPHDVYEMVMSCVEKPMLEVVLEQAGGNQSLAAEYLGINRNTLRKKLQQHGLL; encoded by the coding sequence ATGAGCAAGCACAACATCGAACAATGCGTCCGCGACAGCCTGGGTGGCTACTTCCGGGATCTCGACGGCTCCAATCCGCACGACGTCTACGAGATGGTGATGTCGTGCGTCGAAAAGCCTATGCTCGAAGTCGTGCTCGAACAGGCGGGCGGCAACCAGTCGCTCGCCGCGGAGTACCTCGGCATCAATCGCAACACGCTGCGCAAGAAGCTGCAGCAGCACGGCCTGCTGTAG
- the dusB gene encoding tRNA dihydrouridine synthase DusB, which yields MPVLGSHVLRNNLFVAPMAGVTDRPFRQLCKRLGAGYAVSEMVASNAQLWKSEKTMRRANHAGEVEPIAVQIAGADPVMMAEAARHNVANGAQIIDINMGCPAKKVCNVAAGSALLQNEPLVQRIVEAVVAAVGTGPDAVPVTLKIRTGWDREHKNAIMVAKLAEAAGISMLTVHGRTRADLYRGDAEYDTIAAVKSAVHIPVVANGDITSPQKAKAVLEATGADALMIGRAAQGRPWLFREIGHFLQSGELLPPPRIDEIRQVMNEHLEDHYAFYGEFTGVRTARKHIGWYTRGLSGANGFRHRMNTLDSTREQLAAVNEFFDAQQALSDRLVYVDEEDGGRGEPGDPNQLAA from the coding sequence ATGCCCGTCCTAGGCTCTCACGTCCTGCGCAACAATCTGTTCGTCGCCCCGATGGCGGGCGTCACGGACCGGCCGTTCCGCCAGCTGTGCAAACGGCTCGGCGCGGGCTACGCCGTGTCCGAGATGGTCGCGTCGAACGCGCAGTTGTGGAAGAGCGAGAAGACGATGCGCCGCGCGAACCACGCGGGCGAAGTCGAACCGATCGCAGTGCAGATCGCGGGCGCCGATCCGGTGATGATGGCCGAGGCCGCGCGTCACAACGTCGCGAACGGCGCGCAGATCATCGACATCAACATGGGCTGTCCGGCGAAGAAGGTCTGCAACGTCGCCGCCGGCTCCGCGCTGCTGCAGAACGAACCGCTCGTGCAGCGAATCGTCGAGGCGGTGGTCGCCGCGGTCGGCACGGGGCCTGATGCGGTGCCCGTCACACTGAAGATCCGAACCGGCTGGGACCGCGAACACAAGAACGCGATCATGGTCGCGAAGCTCGCCGAGGCAGCCGGCATCTCGATGCTGACCGTGCACGGCAGAACCCGCGCCGATCTGTACCGCGGCGACGCCGAATACGACACGATCGCTGCCGTGAAGAGTGCGGTGCACATTCCGGTCGTCGCGAACGGCGACATTACGTCGCCGCAGAAAGCGAAGGCGGTGCTCGAAGCAACGGGCGCCGACGCGCTGATGATCGGCCGCGCGGCGCAAGGAAGGCCATGGCTTTTTCGAGAAATCGGTCATTTCCTGCAAAGCGGCGAGCTCCTGCCGCCGCCGCGCATCGACGAGATCCGCCAGGTGATGAACGAGCACCTCGAGGATCACTACGCGTTCTACGGCGAATTCACGGGAGTCCGTACTGCGCGCAAGCACATCGGCTGGTACACTCGCGGCCTTTCCGGTGCCAACGGATTCCGGCACCGGATGAATACGCTCGATTCCACGCGCGAGCAACTTGCCGCCGTCAACGAATTCTTCGACGCGCAACAGGCATTGTCCGACCGCCTCGTCTACGTGGACGAAGAAGACGGCGGCCGCGGCGAGCCGGGCGATCCTAACCAATTAGCAGCATGA
- a CDS encoding UbiH/UbiF/VisC/COQ6 family ubiquinone biosynthesis hydroxylase, translating into MTTAAPSPAFDFDIAIVGAGPVGLALAGWLARRSATRALSVALIDARDPDASANDPRAIAVSHGSRMLLDTLGWPGDATPIEHIHVSQRGHFGRTLIDRDEHDLAALGYVVRYGSIVQALARAVRGTRAHWFTSTSAHSPTQDADGATITLDTLQGTRELRARVLVNAEGGLFDDRKRKLTESAKSRDYGQTALVGTVTVSAPRPRVAWERFTAEGPLALLPLGGPRQADYALVWCCAPDVARRRSELSDDAFLQELGAMFGARMGRFTQIVGRAAFPLGLAAAETLVDRRIAIVGNAAQTLHPVAGQGLNLGLRDAHTLAETLSEHGATPLALATFNARRALDRRLTIGATDTLARLFTVDSRPLAVLRGAALTALEFVPPLKTAIARQMMFGQRR; encoded by the coding sequence ATGACGACCGCCGCCCCTTCGCCTGCTTTCGACTTCGATATCGCGATCGTCGGCGCCGGGCCGGTCGGGCTCGCGCTCGCCGGCTGGCTCGCGCGCCGCAGTGCGACCCGTGCGCTGTCCGTCGCGCTGATCGACGCACGCGATCCCGACGCGAGCGCGAACGATCCTCGCGCGATTGCCGTGTCGCACGGCAGCCGGATGCTGCTCGATACGCTCGGCTGGCCGGGCGACGCGACGCCGATCGAGCACATCCACGTGTCGCAGCGCGGCCACTTCGGCCGCACGCTGATCGATCGCGACGAGCACGACCTCGCCGCGCTCGGCTACGTCGTGCGCTACGGCTCGATCGTGCAGGCGCTCGCGCGCGCGGTGCGCGGCACGCGCGCGCACTGGTTCACGTCGACGTCCGCGCATTCGCCGACGCAGGACGCCGACGGCGCGACGATCACGCTCGACACGCTGCAAGGCACGCGCGAGTTGCGCGCGCGCGTGCTCGTCAACGCGGAGGGCGGCCTCTTCGACGACCGGAAGCGCAAGCTGACCGAGAGTGCGAAGAGCCGCGACTACGGGCAGACGGCGCTCGTCGGCACCGTCACGGTGTCGGCGCCGCGGCCGCGCGTCGCGTGGGAGCGCTTCACCGCCGAAGGCCCGCTCGCGCTGCTGCCGCTCGGCGGCCCGCGGCAGGCGGACTACGCGCTCGTCTGGTGCTGCGCGCCCGATGTCGCGCGGCGGCGCAGCGAATTGTCCGACGACGCATTCCTGCAGGAACTCGGCGCGATGTTCGGCGCGCGGATGGGACGCTTCACGCAAATCGTCGGGCGCGCGGCGTTCCCGCTCGGACTCGCTGCGGCGGAAACGCTCGTCGACAGACGGATCGCGATCGTCGGCAACGCCGCGCAAACGCTGCACCCGGTCGCGGGCCAGGGGCTCAACCTCGGGCTGCGCGACGCGCACACGCTCGCCGAGACGCTGTCCGAACACGGCGCGACACCGCTCGCGCTCGCGACGTTCAACGCGCGCCGCGCGCTCGACAGGCGCCTCACGATCGGCGCGACCGACACGCTCGCACGCCTTTTCACCGTCGACTCGCGACCGCTCGCCGTGCTGCGCGGCGCGGCGCTCACCGCGCTCGAATTCGTGCCGCCGCTCAAGACCGCGATCGCGCGGCAGATGATGTTCGGGCAGCGGCGGTGA
- a CDS encoding aminopeptidase P N-terminal domain-containing protein — MNQPTEPAIALDVYRQRRDRVLASLRAQGGGVAIVPTAPEVLRNRDSGYPYRHDSYFYYLTGFTEPDALLVLDASATDDAPRAILFCRAKNPEREIWEGFHFGPEAARDAFGFDAAFPYDALDAEMPRIVADAHALFYRFGVSTEFDGRLNGWLDAVRSRARAGVAAPGAAFDLGPLLDDMRLVKDAHEQAIMRRAAGISALAHLRAMAACRPGIREYELEAELLYTFRRHGAQSPAYGSIVATGANACVLHYPAGDAIVEDGDLILIDAACELDGYASDITRTFPANGRFSGPQRALYEIVLAAQEAAIAATRAGAAFDAPHDAAVRVLAQGMLDTGLVPKTRFASVDDVIAERAYTRFYMHRTGHWLGMDVHDCGDYRERRAPRDDDGALPSRVLHAGMALTIEPGLYVRPADDVPQAFWDIGIRIEDDAFVTPTGCELITRDVPVAADEIEALMRDAPTQTVRPQP, encoded by the coding sequence ATGAATCAACCGACCGAACCCGCCATCGCCCTCGACGTCTACCGCCAGCGCCGTGACCGCGTGCTGGCATCGCTGCGCGCGCAAGGCGGCGGCGTCGCCATCGTGCCCACCGCGCCGGAAGTGCTCCGCAATCGCGACAGCGGCTATCCGTACCGGCACGACAGCTACTTCTACTACCTGACGGGCTTCACCGAGCCCGACGCGCTCCTCGTCCTCGACGCGTCGGCGACGGACGACGCGCCGCGTGCGATCCTGTTCTGCCGCGCGAAGAATCCCGAGCGCGAAATCTGGGAAGGGTTCCATTTCGGGCCCGAGGCCGCGCGGGACGCGTTCGGCTTCGACGCCGCGTTCCCATACGACGCGCTCGACGCCGAAATGCCGCGCATCGTCGCCGATGCGCACGCGCTCTTTTATCGCTTCGGCGTTTCGACCGAATTCGACGGCCGCCTGAACGGCTGGCTTGACGCGGTGCGCTCGCGCGCCCGCGCAGGCGTCGCCGCGCCAGGCGCCGCGTTCGATCTCGGGCCGCTGCTCGACGACATGCGGCTTGTCAAGGACGCGCACGAGCAAGCGATCATGCGCCGCGCGGCCGGGATTTCCGCGCTCGCGCACCTTCGCGCGATGGCCGCATGCCGACCTGGCATCCGCGAATACGAACTCGAAGCCGAGTTGCTTTACACGTTCCGCCGCCACGGCGCGCAATCGCCCGCGTACGGCTCGATCGTCGCGACGGGCGCGAACGCGTGCGTGCTCCACTACCCGGCGGGCGACGCGATCGTCGAGGACGGCGACCTGATCCTGATCGACGCGGCATGCGAGCTCGACGGCTACGCATCCGACATCACGCGCACGTTCCCGGCGAACGGCCGCTTTTCAGGCCCGCAGCGCGCGCTCTACGAGATCGTGCTCGCCGCGCAGGAAGCGGCGATCGCGGCGACGCGCGCGGGCGCCGCATTCGACGCGCCGCACGACGCCGCGGTGCGCGTGCTCGCACAGGGCATGCTCGACACCGGCCTCGTGCCGAAGACTCGCTTCGCGAGCGTCGACGACGTGATCGCCGAGCGCGCGTACACGCGCTTCTACATGCACCGCACGGGCCACTGGCTCGGGATGGACGTGCACGACTGCGGCGACTACCGCGAGCGCCGCGCGCCGCGCGACGACGACGGCGCGCTGCCGTCGCGCGTGCTGCACGCGGGGATGGCGCTCACGATCGAGCCGGGGCTGTACGTGCGTCCGGCCGACGACGTGCCGCAGGCATTCTGGGACATCGGCATCCGGATCGAGGACGACGCGTTCGTCACGCCGACGGGATGCGAGCTGATCACGCGCGACGTGCCGGTGGCCGCGGACGAGATCGAGGCGCTGATGCGCGATGCGCCGACCCAGACCGTCCGCCCGCAGCCGTGA
- a CDS encoding glutathione S-transferase family protein encodes MMKLIGSLSSPFVRKARIVLAEKKIDYKLELENVWAPDTDIHASNPLGKVPCLVMEDGAAVFDSRVICEYVDTLSPVGKLIPPSGRERVEVRCWEALGDGVLDASVAIRIEHTQREPQQRSDAWIARQQRKIDDGLVAMSQGLGGKMWCVGNHYTLADIALGCTLGYLDFRMPEINWRERHPNLDKHFVKLSQRQPFVDTVPQ; translated from the coding sequence ATGATGAAATTAATCGGTTCGCTCAGCAGCCCGTTCGTCCGCAAGGCGCGAATCGTGCTCGCTGAAAAGAAGATCGACTACAAGCTGGAGCTCGAGAACGTCTGGGCGCCGGACACCGACATCCATGCGTCGAACCCGCTCGGCAAGGTGCCGTGCCTCGTGATGGAGGACGGCGCCGCCGTGTTCGATTCGCGCGTGATCTGCGAATACGTCGACACGCTTTCGCCCGTCGGCAAGCTGATCCCGCCGTCCGGACGCGAGCGCGTCGAGGTGCGGTGCTGGGAGGCGCTCGGCGACGGCGTGCTCGACGCGTCGGTCGCAATTCGTATCGAGCACACGCAGCGCGAGCCGCAGCAGCGCAGCGACGCATGGATCGCGCGCCAGCAGCGCAAGATCGACGACGGTCTCGTCGCGATGTCGCAGGGCCTGGGCGGCAAGATGTGGTGCGTCGGCAATCACTACACGCTTGCCGACATCGCGCTCGGCTGCACGCTCGGCTACCTCGATTTCCGGATGCCCGAAATCAACTGGCGCGAGCGCCATCCGAATCTCGACAAGCATTTCGTGAAGCTGTCGCAGCGCCAGCCGTTCGTCGACACAGTGCCGCAGTGA
- a CDS encoding FMN-binding glutamate synthase family protein yields the protein MLSRRYLAMWCAVALFAAVAVLAARHAISWLWIAPVAALVALGLYDLKQDRHAILRNYPLWGHLRFLFEFIRPEIRQYFVEDDTDEKPFSRAQRSLVYQRAKNVADNRPYGTELDVKAVAHEWISHSLAPTKLAGHDFRVRVGAMRQAPYDISIFNISAMSFGALSANAIRALNLGAKQGGFAHDTGEGSLSKYHREHGGDIIWEIGSGYFGCRRDDGTFDPDKFEKQARDPQVKMIEVKLSQGAKPGHGGVLPAAKITPEIAETRGVPMGKDCVSPAAHSAFSTPRGLLEFVERLRELSGGKPTGFKLCVGHPWEFFGIAKAMLETGIVPDFIVVDGAEGGTGAAPLEFTDHVGVPLQEGLLLVHNTLVGIGLRDQVKLGASGKIITAFDIARTLAIGADWVNSARGFMFAVGCIQAQHCHTDRCPTGVATQDPVRQRALVVPDKAERVHGFHRNTLHALQELVQAAGLSHPSELRAHHIVQRVAPHEVRLMSQLLKYLEPGALLNGDHCGFSLYETWWPVARSDSFSLGESGYARIGGSAPARA from the coding sequence ATGCTTTCTCGACGTTATCTCGCGATGTGGTGCGCGGTCGCCCTCTTCGCGGCCGTCGCCGTGCTCGCGGCCCGGCATGCGATCTCGTGGCTGTGGATCGCGCCCGTCGCCGCGCTCGTCGCGCTCGGCCTGTACGACCTGAAGCAGGACCGCCACGCGATCCTGCGCAATTACCCGCTGTGGGGCCATCTGCGCTTCCTGTTCGAATTCATCCGTCCTGAAATCCGCCAGTACTTCGTCGAAGACGACACCGACGAAAAGCCGTTCTCGCGCGCGCAGCGCAGCCTCGTCTATCAGCGCGCGAAGAACGTCGCCGACAACCGGCCGTACGGCACCGAGCTCGACGTGAAGGCGGTCGCGCACGAATGGATCAGCCATTCGCTCGCGCCGACGAAGCTGGCCGGCCACGATTTCCGGGTCCGCGTCGGCGCGATGCGCCAAGCGCCGTACGACATCTCGATCTTCAACATTTCGGCGATGAGCTTCGGCGCGCTATCGGCGAACGCGATCCGCGCGCTGAACCTGGGCGCGAAGCAAGGCGGCTTCGCGCACGACACGGGCGAAGGCTCGCTGTCGAAATATCACCGCGAGCACGGCGGCGACATCATCTGGGAGATCGGCTCCGGCTACTTCGGCTGCCGCCGCGACGACGGCACGTTCGATCCGGACAAGTTCGAGAAGCAGGCGCGCGACCCGCAGGTGAAGATGATCGAGGTGAAGCTGTCGCAAGGCGCGAAGCCCGGCCACGGCGGCGTGCTGCCCGCCGCGAAGATCACGCCCGAGATCGCCGAGACGCGCGGCGTGCCGATGGGCAAGGATTGCGTGTCGCCCGCCGCGCATTCGGCGTTCTCGACGCCGCGCGGGTTGCTCGAGTTCGTCGAACGGCTGCGCGAGCTGTCGGGCGGCAAGCCGACGGGCTTCAAGCTGTGCGTCGGCCATCCGTGGGAATTCTTCGGGATCGCGAAGGCGATGCTCGAGACGGGCATCGTGCCGGACTTCATCGTCGTCGACGGCGCGGAAGGCGGCACCGGCGCGGCGCCCCTCGAATTCACCGATCACGTCGGCGTGCCGCTGCAGGAAGGGCTCCTCCTCGTGCACAACACGCTCGTCGGGATCGGGCTGCGCGATCAGGTGAAGCTCGGCGCAAGCGGCAAGATCATCACCGCGTTCGACATCGCGCGCACGCTCGCGATCGGCGCGGACTGGGTGAACTCGGCGCGCGGCTTCATGTTCGCGGTCGGCTGCATCCAGGCGCAGCACTGCCATACGGACCGCTGCCCGACGGGCGTCGCGACGCAGGACCCGGTGCGCCAGCGCGCGCTCGTCGTGCCGGACAAGGCGGAGCGCGTCCACGGCTTCCATCGCAACACGCTGCACGCGCTGCAGGAACTCGTGCAGGCGGCGGGGCTGTCGCATCCGTCCGAGCTGCGCGCGCATCACATCGTGCAGCGCGTCGCGCCGCACGAAGTGCGACTGATGTCGCAGTTGCTCAAGTATCTGGAGCCGGGTGCGCTGCTGAACGGCGACCATTGCGGCTTCTCGCTGTACGAGACATGGTGGCCCGTCGCGCGCAGCGACTCGTTCTCACTCGGCGAGAGCGGGTACGCGCGCATCGGCGGAAGCGCGCCGGCGCGCGCCTAG
- the mnmA gene encoding tRNA 2-thiouridine(34) synthase MnmA — protein sequence MTKRRVVVGMSGGVDSSVTAWLLKEQGYDVVGLFMKNWEDDDDGEYCSTRQDWIDVVSVADLIGIDVEAVNFAAEYKDRVFAEFLREYSAGRTPNPDVLCNAEIKFKAFLDHAMSLGAQTIATGHYARVRERDGRFELLKAFDHTKDQSYFLHRLNQAQLSKTLFPLGEIPKTKVREIAEQIGLPNAKKKDSTGICFIGERPFRDFLNRYLPTKPGPMKTPDGKTVGEHIGLAFYTFGQRKGIGLGGSKDGSGEPWFVAAKDIASNTLYVVQGHDHPWLLSRELVAGNVSWVAGELPIDGFACGAKTRYRQADAACIFGRAASGRAASGGGAASGVAADASGERFSLTFDEPQWAVTPGQSAVLYDGDVCLGGGIIESAATGRPDAAHAGGAPALAEAR from the coding sequence ATGACGAAGCGCCGAGTCGTGGTGGGCATGTCGGGCGGCGTCGATTCGTCGGTCACCGCATGGCTGCTGAAGGAACAGGGCTACGACGTCGTCGGCCTCTTCATGAAGAACTGGGAAGACGACGACGACGGCGAATACTGCTCGACGCGGCAGGACTGGATCGATGTCGTGTCGGTCGCGGACCTGATCGGCATCGACGTCGAGGCGGTGAACTTCGCTGCCGAATACAAGGACCGCGTGTTCGCCGAATTCCTGCGCGAATACTCGGCGGGCCGCACGCCGAATCCGGACGTGCTGTGCAACGCGGAGATCAAGTTCAAGGCGTTCCTCGATCACGCGATGTCGCTCGGCGCCCAGACGATCGCGACCGGCCATTACGCGCGCGTGCGCGAGCGCGACGGCCGCTTCGAGCTCCTGAAGGCGTTCGATCATACGAAAGACCAGTCGTACTTCCTGCATCGCCTCAATCAGGCGCAGTTGTCGAAGACGCTGTTCCCGCTCGGCGAAATCCCGAAGACGAAGGTGCGCGAGATCGCCGAGCAGATCGGGCTGCCGAACGCGAAGAAGAAGGATTCGACGGGCATCTGCTTCATCGGCGAGCGCCCGTTCCGCGATTTCCTGAACCGCTATCTGCCGACGAAGCCCGGCCCGATGAAGACGCCCGACGGCAAGACGGTCGGCGAGCACATCGGCCTCGCGTTCTACACGTTCGGCCAGAGGAAGGGCATCGGGCTCGGCGGCAGCAAGGACGGCAGCGGCGAGCCGTGGTTCGTCGCGGCGAAGGACATTGCGTCGAACACGCTCTACGTCGTGCAGGGCCACGATCATCCGTGGCTGCTGTCGCGCGAGCTCGTCGCGGGCAATGTCAGTTGGGTCGCGGGCGAACTGCCCATCGACGGCTTCGCGTGCGGCGCGAAGACCCGCTATCGGCAGGCCGACGCGGCTTGTATTTTCGGCCGGGCCGCGTCAGGCCGGGCCGCGTCGGGCGGCGGCGCGGCGAGCGGCGTTGCAGCCGACGCAAGCGGCGAGCGCTTCTCGCTGACGTTCGACGAGCCGCAATGGGCGGTCACGCCCGGCCAGTCGGCGGTGCTGTACGACGGCGACGTGTGCCTCGGCGGCGGCATCATCGAATCCGCGGCAACGGGACGCCCCGACGCCGCGCACGCGGGCGGCGCGCCCGCGCTCGCCGAAGCGCGCTGA
- a CDS encoding NUDIX hydrolase, producing the protein MKPEIWTPHVTVAAIVERDGRFLVIEEHTSSGLRINQPAGHLEAGETLVEAVIRETLEETAHPFEPDALVGVYLAHYARPASAGATYLRFTFCGRAGDALANHTLDDGIVRTLWMTADELRACEDRHRSPAVMRCVDDYLAGRRVPLDFVHTHSVAPYRAAPDHQAAGK; encoded by the coding sequence ATGAAACCCGAAATCTGGACCCCGCACGTGACGGTCGCCGCGATCGTCGAACGCGACGGGCGCTTTCTCGTGATCGAAGAACATACGTCGTCCGGCCTGCGCATCAATCAGCCGGCGGGCCACCTCGAAGCCGGCGAGACCCTCGTCGAAGCGGTGATCCGCGAGACGCTCGAGGAAACCGCGCATCCGTTCGAGCCGGACGCGCTCGTCGGCGTGTATCTCGCGCACTACGCGCGCCCGGCGAGCGCCGGCGCGACCTACCTGCGCTTCACGTTCTGCGGCCGCGCGGGCGACGCGCTCGCCAATCACACGCTCGACGACGGCATCGTCCGCACGTTGTGGATGACGGCCGACGAACTGCGCGCCTGCGAGGATCGCCATCGGTCGCCCGCCGTGATGCGCTGCGTCGACGACTACCTCGCCGGCCGCCGCGTGCCGCTCGATTTCGTGCATACGCATTCGGTCGCGCCGTATCGCGCGGCCCCGGATCATCAGGCGGCGGGCAAATGA